The Rhizobium leguminosarum DNA segment CTTGTCGTCCTTGTCGCGGTAGCGCGCATTCATCCGCCGGGCCTGAAAATCGCCACAGACAGAGCAGGAGGAGATTTCGCGGAAGGCGTTCTGTCCCGGCAGCCAGACTTCGAGATCGTAGGTCTTGCGCGAGCCGAAGCCCATGTCGCCGGTGCAAAGCGTCATCGTGCGGAAATGCAGACCGAGGCGCTTCAGCACTTCTTCGGCGCAGGCCGTCATGCGCTCATGCTCGGCGATGGCGTTTTCGGCATCGGTGATCGAGACGAGTTCGCATTTCCAGAACTGGTGCTGACGCAGCATGCCGCGCGTATCGCGGCCGGCCGAGCCCGCTTCCGAGCGGAAGGACGGCGTCAAGGCAGTGAAGCGGAGCGGCAGCTTTTCCTGGTCGAGGATTTCTTCGCGCACCAGATTGGTCAGCGTCACCTCGGCCGTCGGAATGAGGTAACGACCGTCCGTCGTCTTGAAGAGATCCTCTTCGAACTTCGGCAGGTTGCCGGTGCCGAACAGCGCTTCAGCACGCACCATCAGCGGCGAGCTGACTTCGGTATAACCGTGCTCGCGGGTGTGGAGATCGATCATGAACAGGCCGAGTGCGCGCTCGAGCCTGGCGAGCGGCCCGGTCAGAACCGTGAAGCGCGAGCCGGAGAGCTTGGCGGCGCGCTCGAAATCCATATAGCCGAGCCCCTCGCCGATTTCGAAGTGCTCCTTCGGCGTATGGTTCCAGCGCGGCTTTTCGCCGACGACGCGGGTGACGATATTGTCGTGCTCGTCCTTGCCGACCGGAACGTCGTCGAAAGGTATGTTGGGGATGCGCGAGAGCGCGTCGGTGAGTTCGGCCGTCAGCTGCCGGTCCTCCTCCTCGATCGCCGGCAGCAGGGTCTTCAATTCGGCGACCTCGGCCTTCAGCTTCTCGGCGAGCTCGCCGTTCTTGTGAGACAGCGCCGCGCCGATCTCCTTGGAGGCGAGGTTGCGGCGCGACAGCAAGTCCTGCGCTTTCTGCACAGCGGAGCGGCGCTTTTCATCGAGGGCGACGAGGCTTTGGGCCAGAGGCTCCGCGCCGCGCTTGGCAAGAGCGGCATCGAGCGCTTCGGGATTCTCACGGATCCATTTGATATCGAGCATCGTCGTTCCAGGTCGTTTGCAACAGAAGTGAGCCGGCCAAAGCCTGAGCGGGCTTCGACCGGATGAGACGGCGTTCATGACAGGATTTCCGGATTGCCGCTCAGACGCTGTCCGTCTTGGCAACGTCCGCGGATTCGGTGTCCTTTTCGACCGCCTGCCGAGCACGCTGGCGCTCCACGAGTCGCGCCGCATGGATAGAAATCTCGTAGAGAAGGATCGTCGGTATCGCAAGGCCGATCTGGGACATCGGATCCGGCGGCGTCAACACGGCGGCGACGATGAAGGCAAGCACGATGGCGAACTTGCGCTTTTCGGCGAGCCATTGCGATGTCAGAAGCCCGACACGAGCGAGCAGAGTGGTGACGACGGGAAGCTGGAAGACGAGGCCAAAGGAGAAGACCAACGTCATGATCAGGCTCAGATATTCCGAGACCTTCGGCATCAGCGAGATCGCCACCTCGTCATGACCCGGCGCCTGCTGCATCGACAGGAAGAACCACATGACCATCGGCGTGAAGAAGAAATAGACGAGAGCACCGCCCATCAGGAACAGGACTGGTGAGGCGATCAGGAATGGCAGGAAGGCCTGACGCTCGTTCTTGTAGAGGCCGGGCGCCACGAACTTGTAGACCTGGGCGGCAATGATCGGAAAAGCGACCACGAGGCCGCCGAACATCGCCACTTTGACCTGCGTGAAGAAAAATTCCTGTGGCGCGGTGTAGATCAGCTGGGCCTTCTCGACGTCGAGATGCGCCCATATTACGGCTGTCTTGTAGGGGATGACCAGGTAGTTGAAGAGATGCTTGGCAAAAAAGAAGCATGCGATGAAGGCGACGAAAAACGCGCCGATCGACCAGATCAGCCGCGTGCGCAGCTCCATCAGGTGCTCGATCAACGGCTGCGGCTTATCTTCTGTCTCACCGCTCATGCCTCGTCCTTCTTCTTCATCTGCACCGGCGTCTTCGGCGCTGCAGGCTTCCTGACCGCCGTCGTGCGCTTCGGCTTTTCCACAGGCGCGGCAATGGCAAAGGCGGCCTTATCTGCGGCCTTGGCGCGTGGCTTGCGCGGAGCCTTCGGCTTGGCGGCAACCGTTTCGGCCTGGACGATCGCGGCTGCTGCGACGGGTTCAGGCTGCGCAGGTGCCGGCACCAATGGCGGCGTTTCCGGCAGGCTCATCGACGGCGTCGGCGTGGAAGCCGCAGCCGGCGGCACCTCGGTCTTGTTTTCCGGGGCCACGGTCGCCTTCTGCAGGTCGGCCTTGATCTCGTTGCCCATCTGGCGAAGCGGGTTCATCGCCTCGCGCAGGCTGTTCACCGGGTTGAGCTTCTGGGCGTCGCTGAGCGTCTGGCGGACATCGTCGAGCTCTGCCTCGCGCAATGCTTCGTCGAACTGCGCACGGAAGTCACCCGCCACCTTGCGGGCGCGTTGCGTCATCTTGCCGAAAGCGCGCAGCATCGGCGGCAAATCCTTGGGACCGACAACCACGATCAGGACGACCGCGATGACCAAAAGCTCGGTCCAGCCAATATCGAACATGCAAGGCTCCTGGACGGGAAGCGCGGGGGCTGCGCTTTTTCCCGGACTTGATTACTTCGTTTCGTCGGCCTTGTGATCGACGGTCTTTGACGTGTCCGGCGCGTCTTCGTCCGTCATGCCCTTCTTGAAGCTCTTGATGCCCTTGGCAACATCGCCCATCAGTTCCGGGATCTTACCACGACCGAACAGCAACAGCACGATGACCAGAACGATCAACCAGTGCCACATGCTAAAAGAACCTATCATTTGCACTTACTCCCTTTATTCGATGTTCCCATGATGTAAGGATTTCCGACACCGTTTTCCAACATCAAGCCCTTTGAACTGCGCTTAATGTCACGGTATCGCCCTTTGTGACAAGCCATTGACCCGTCGAAAAGTGATGGCCCCCATTGTTTTCGCCATGCATGGCAAAAGCAAGACGCAAGCCCCTCAATCTTCGGAGGCGCCGCGCGGCGCCAGCAGCCCCAGTTCTTCGAGGTCCATCTGAGTGATCGGATCCTCGTCCTCGGTCAGTTCGTCGTTCATCAACGGCGAGGGAATATTGAAATTCGCCGGAATCCGGCCCGACAGCAAGCCCGCTCCCTTCAATTCTTCGAGACCGGGCAGGTCACGCAGTTCCTCGAGACCGAAATGGTCGAGGAAATCGCGTGTCGTGCCCAGTGTCACCGGCCGGCCCGGCGTGCGCCGGCGGCCGCGAAACCGCACCCAGCCGGCTTCCATCAGCACGTCGAGCGTGCCGCGCGAGGTCTGAACCCCGCGGATATCCTCGATTTCGGCACGGGTCACCGGCTGGTGATAGGCAATGATCGCCAGCACTTCCAGTGCGGCGCGCGAAAGCTTCTTCACCTCGTTTTCATCGCGGCGGATGACGAAGGACAGATCGGCCGCGGTGCGGAAAGCCCAGGCGCCCTCGATCTGCACAAGGTTGACGCCGCGGGGCGCATATTGCGCCTTCAGACGCAGCATGATTGCGCGCACGTCAGTATTCTCAGCCAGACGATCAGCCAGGAAGCTCTCCGACACCGGCTGCGAGGAGGCGAAGACCAGCGCCTCGGCGATGCGCTCTGCCTCGATCTCCGCCTGCAGGTCGCGGCCCCTGCCTTCGAAATCGTCCTCGAAATCCTCATCGCTCTTCGGATCGATCAAGCCGGCTGCTCCTGCTCCACCACCTGCAGCGTGGCGTGTTTGGGACCGCGGCGCATGTATATCGGCTGAAACGCGCCGTCCTGGCGGATTTCCAGCTTGCCCTCGCGCACCAGCTCCAGCGAGGCGGCAAAAGCGCTGGCGATCGCCGTGACGCGTTCCTCGGGGCCTGCGAGATAGCGCAGCAGATAATGCTCCATCGCCGTCCAGTCGCCGACCTCGCCGATCATCTGGGTCAGCAATTCGCGGGCATCGGTCAGCGACCAGACGCTGCGCCTCTCGATCGTCACATGGGTGACGGCATTGCGCTGGCGTAGCGCCGCATAGGCGGTCAAAAGATCGTAGAGGCTGGCCGCATAAGCGGATTGCTGCCGGTCGGGAATATGCTCGGGCGCGCCGCGCACGAAGATGTCGCGGCCGAGGCGGTTGCGGTTGACGAGGCCTTCGGCCGCCTGGCGCATGGCTTCGAGGCGTTTCAGCCGGAAGGCGAGCGTTGCCGCCAGTTCCTCGCCGGAAGGACCGTCATCCTTGACCTGCTGGGGAATGAGCAGCCTCGACTTGAGAAAAGCGAGCCAGGCTGCCATGACGAGATAGTCGGCGGCAAGTTCGATGCGGATGCGCCGGGCGCTTTCGACGAACTGCAGATATTGCTCGGCAAGCGCCAGCACCGAAATGCGCGACAGATCAACCTTCTGGTTGCGGGCAAGATAGAGCAACAGGTCGAGCGGTCCTTCAAAGCCGGCGACATCGATCACCAGCGCCGGCTCGTGGCTGGCGCGCTCGGCACCATTTTCCTGCCACAGCTTGTCCATCGGCGTTGCCGCCTGCGGACGCTCCGTGCCCTTGACCGTGTTCACCACCCTGCTCCTCTACAATCAGACCGTCGCAAACATCGCCTCGAATTCCGCCCTCAATTCCGCTTCGTCGGCGGCATCTGCCGCCGTGAAGCCCGCCTCCACCGCTTTTGCGCGGGCAAGCGATTGACCGGCGAGCGACGGCACATTTGCCACGACATCGCGCATCTCGTCCATATCGCCGTTGCAATGCAGCACGATATCGCATCCGCCTGCAATGATATTCGCCGCGCGTTGACCGATCGTGCCGGAAAGAGCATTCATCGAGCTGTCGTCGGAGAGCAGCAGACCGGTAAAGCCGATATGCTCGCGGATGATGCCGTCGGTCACTTTGCGCGACGTCGTCGCCGGATTGTCGGGGTCGATGGCGGTGAAGACGACGTGGCAGGTCATCGCCATCAACTCGTCCTTCATGGCGACGAAGGGCGGGAAATCATGGGCTTCCAATTCATCGCGCGAGACGGTGACGACAGGCAGTTCCAGATGTGAGTCCGCAAAGCCGCGTCCGTGACCGGGCATATGCTTCATCACCGGCAACAGACCACCGGCCTTCAATCCTTCGGCAGCCGCCCGGCCCATCGCGATGACGGTCTCGGGATCGCCGCCATAGGCGCGGTCGCCGATGACGTTGCTGCTGCCCTCGACCGGCACATCGAGCACCGGCAGACAATCGACATCGATGCCGAGGCGTGAAAGATCGAAGGCGTGCAGCCGCGACATCGCCCAGGCGGCACGGAGCCCAAGCGCCGGGTCGCGGCGATAGAGATCGCCGAGCGCCTGGCCGGAAGGATAACGTGCGAGAACCGGCGGACGGATGCGCTGGACGCGGCCACCCTCCTGGTCGATTAGCACCGGTACATGCCAGCCGACGCTGTCGCGCAATTCGGCGACAAGATCTGTAATCTGCGCTGCTTCGGAGATGTTGCGCCCGAAGAGGATGAAGCCCCAGGGCCGTTCGCCCCGATAGAGGGCTTTCTCTTCGGATGTGAGGGCAAGGCCGCTGCAGCCAAGGATCATCGCTTTTGATTCGGTCATATCAGAATCATAGACGGCGCCCGGCCAAATGCGAGCAAGGTCGAAAGCGATGCACAAAAAAGAGCGGCGGACCGATCCGGCCCGCCGCTCTCGTTATTCCATTCAAACCCGATGCTACTTGGAGATCAGGCAGCTGCCGCCCGCGGCGCGATACTGTTCGCAGAGCGCTGCGGCCTCGTCCTTGGAACCGGCCGGAATGCGGACGCGGTAGAAAGTGCCCTTGCCGGCGATATCGGCCTTGCGGATCTCATGTGCGCGGCCACCAAGCACGCTGGCGAATTTCTTCGACAGGTTGGCATAGGATTTGGTCGCTTCGTCTTGCGACGGCAACGAAGCGATCTGGATGCCGTAGCCGCCAGCGGACGCGGCCGGTTGCGGCTGAGCGGCGACCGGTGCTGCGGCCGCGACCTCAGTCGTCTTCGGCTGCTGCGCCGGCTTCGGCTGTTGTGCGGGCGGGCGGACATTGCCCTTCTCGGTCACGGTGCCGACAACGTTGACGGGCTGGTCGGCCGGGCGGGCGATCGGAACCGGAGCGGTATCGGTCGTCGCCGTGGTCTTGACCGGGCGCACCGGCGGTTGGACCGGGGCGGGATTTGCAGCCTGCGTGTCGGCGCCACCTGTAAGCGGCGGCTGCGCCGGCGTCGTTTCGGCTGGTGCTCCAGAACGGGTATCGGCGGAAGCAACCTCGGCGCTTGACGGGAAGCTTGCGGCCGTTCCGCCGACCGGCGGCACGGGCGAAGCCGATTGCGCCGACGGGGCCGTCAACGCCGGCATCGGCTGAGCAGACGATGCCACCGGAGCAGCCGGCTGGTCGACGGGCGCTGGTTCCTCGCGGGCGACCAGCGTGCCATCGGGCTTGACGATCATCGTGCGGACCTTGCGCGGCGAAACGGACGGCGCCTTGTCGGCATCGCTGGCGGGAGCGTTGTCGGCATTGTCCTGGTTCGGCAGCAGACGCGGATCCTCCGTCTCACCGACTGCGGTCGGCGTGACCTGATCACCCGGGTTGGCGTTCTCGTCGTCCTCAGGCAGTGCTTCCGGTGTCAGCGTGCGCTGGACGACATCGACCGGCGCTTCGTCGGAAGAAACCAACGCCTTCTGCTTCGGCTCCTCGGCAGAACCGGCAACACGGTCGTAGACGGCCTTGTCCTGGTTCGGCACGGTCTTGCCGCCGGGATTTTCCGGAACGACCTTGACCGGCTCCTTGTCGGCAGCGATCACGCGCGGCTCGCCCGATGCGACAATGCCGAGCCCCTCGCCGTTCCAGAAGGAGGAATAGACACCATAACCGACGCCGGCGAAGACCACGAGCACGACGGCTCCGGCAAGCAGCCGGCGCATCGACCGGGCCCGGCTGAAATCAGCCGCCTGGCTTGCCGATTCAATCCGAACTTCGGAGGTTTCGCGGCGCTCGACCGGCTCGCGCACGCTGCGGCGGAAATCCTCCTCCAGCGCCCGTTCGAAATCATCGAGGCCATCGGCGATGGTGGGCTTGACCACCTTTGCCGCTGCGGCAGCCGTATCGCTGGCCGGCGCCGGGTTTTCCCGCGGCTTGGCCGGTTCGAAGAAGCTGGCGATCTCCGCGTCGAGATCGAAATCGAAATCCTGAGTTTTCGCGACCGGCGCGGGCTGCTCGACCGGCGGCAGCGCCGGCACGTGCATGTCCTCGACAGCCTCCGGACGATCCTCCGGATCGGATATCATCGCCGGATCAAACGGCAAGTCTTCGGTCGAGTCAGCGACAGACGTCCCGTTGAAGGCCGGAGCCGGAGTTGGAACCTGAGCTTGGGGCTCGGCAACGACGGCCGGAGCAGGCCATGCGGGGGCGGAAGCCGCCTGCTGGAAAGCAGGAATTTGCGGCTCGGGCGCAAAGACGGGGGCGGACCGAGGAGAGACGGCAGCGGCCTGCTCGGGAGCACGGGCTAGCGGTCCCGGCTGCGGCGCGGGTTCAGCCGGCGTCACCTCGGGCGGTTCGGAGAAATCGAGATCGGCGAGTTCCAGCTCGATGCCGGCAAGATCCAGCTCGAAATCATGGCCGGCGAAGGGATCGTCGGCTTCCGGTACAGGTTGCGGTGCCCGCGAATATGCAGTCGCGGCAGACTGAAGTGCAGCGACCTCGGCAAGCTGCGGCGCGACCGGCCTTACGGTTTCAGCAGCATAGACCGGAGCCGGCTCGACCAGAGCAGGCCGAACGGCAGCCACGGCGACCGGCGCCGGCGCGATCACTTGCGGCTGGACAAATGCGGCGGCAACGGGGGCTGCCTCGATCGATTCGGCCTGCGGCGAAACCGTCGCCGGATTGGGGCGTTGCGGCACCGGATAACGCGAGACGTCGGCGAGCAGATCGTCAAGATCGAAAGTGCCGGCAGTGTGCGGAACGTCGGGCACGACCTCGGTCAGCGCGGCATCGGCCTGGATCTCACCTTCGACGGCGGCGGCAATGAGATCGAAACCGGCGTCGGACCCGAAATCTTCCAGCTCGTCTTCGGTTTCGACGAAGTCCTCGACCTCGGCAACCTCTTCCGGCACGATCACCTCGTCGTGGCGATCGAGCTCGGCGGGGAAGCCAAGCGACGGAGACGCGGATTCGAATTCCTCGGACGGCTCGGCAGTGAGGATGGGAGCCAATTGCTCGACGGCGGGGACGGACTGCTCGATCACGGGCTGCGGCTCTGCAGCGGGCAGATCGGCGGAAGGCGCTTCAGCCACCGGCGCCGCGGCCGCTTCGACCACAGATTCGGGCGCCGGCGGAACAACAGCTTCCTCGCGTTTCGCGGCGTGGAAATTGGCAAGCGGCAACCTGATGCTGGCGGCCGACCATTGCGGCGCCTTGGCGGGCTGCGGCAGCGAAGAGACCGGGGCAGCACCGATCGACAGCTCAAGTTCCTCGATCAGGTCGCGGGCACCGCCGATAGCCGATTGCACCGGCGTCTCGGAAGCGGGCTCGACGGAAAGCCGCTGCGGCCAAGCCGCCGGGTCGGCGGCGGGCGCATCCCAGTTGCTTGCTGCATGTACAGTTGCTTCGTCAGCCTCAACGGAGGCGACGGAAACCGGCTCGGCGACCTCCGGCCTCTCGGTAGCCGGAGAAGCATCGAGAACGGGCTCGATGTAATCCTCAGGAGTGACGTCGTCAGAGATCGGTTCGGCTGGCCGATCGAGTTCTGCGAGCGGACGTGGCGAATCGTAACGGTCAAACTCGCGCCCAAGCTCGTCCTCGAGATCGAGGGCGGGCTCGTGCCGCGCGGTCTCGGTTATCGTGTTTGCTGCAACACGCGGCTCGAAGCCGACGATACGGGCAAGTTCGGCCAACGGATCATCGTCGGCAAACAGATCATCTTTTCCGCGCGTATCATACGCAAGTTGTTTATCAGCCATGCCTATCCCACTCGCAAACGCCAACTCTGAAATGCCAGCGCATTGTGGGGAAATGGTGACGTTATCGCATTTCGTCCGGTGCGGCAGTGCCTGTAATGGCAAGTCCCGACTTCAAAACCGACGCGACGGCGTACACCAGCCCAAGTCTGGCAATAGTTGATTCTCGGTTTTTATCATTAACAAATCGTAATTCCGGCTGATCTTTACCTTTGTTCCAGTGCGCGTGGAAAGAACTTGCGAGGTCGTAGAGGTAAAAAGCGACCCGATGCGGCTCCTGCGACTGGGCTGCAGCCTCGACGATCCGCGGGAATTCGGCGAGCTTGGCGACGAGCTGCAATTCGGCCGGATCACCAATGCCTGCAACGGCTTGCGCGAGTTCGGCGGGCGAAACATCGAGGTCGCCAAAGGCCTCCCTCGCCTGCCGGAAGACCGACATGCAGCGGGCATGCGCATATTGCACGTAAAAAACCGGATTATCTTTCGACTGTTCCGTCACTTTGGCGAAATCGAAGTCGAGCGGCTCGGAATTCTTGCGGTAAAGCATCATAAAACGCACCGAATCACGACCGACTTCCTCGACGACGTCCCGAAGCGTGACGAAATCGCCCGAGCGCTTCGACATCTTCACCGGCTCGCCGTTGCGATAGAGCTTGACGAGCTGGCAGAGCAGCACTGTCAGCTTGGCCTTACCGTCCGAAACGCCGCGTGCAACCGCTTCCAGGCGCTTGACGTAGCCGCCATGGTCGGCGCCAAGCACATAGATCATCTCGTCGAAACCACGATCGAACTTATTCTTGAAGTAGGCGACGTC contains these protein-coding regions:
- the serS gene encoding serine--tRNA ligase, translated to MLDIKWIRENPEALDAALAKRGAEPLAQSLVALDEKRRSAVQKAQDLLSRRNLASKEIGAALSHKNGELAEKLKAEVAELKTLLPAIEEEDRQLTAELTDALSRIPNIPFDDVPVGKDEHDNIVTRVVGEKPRWNHTPKEHFEIGEGLGYMDFERAAKLSGSRFTVLTGPLARLERALGLFMIDLHTREHGYTEVSSPLMVRAEALFGTGNLPKFEEDLFKTTDGRYLIPTAEVTLTNLVREEILDQEKLPLRFTALTPSFRSEAGSAGRDTRGMLRQHQFWKCELVSITDAENAIAEHERMTACAEEVLKRLGLHFRTMTLCTGDMGFGSRKTYDLEVWLPGQNAFREISSCSVCGDFQARRMNARYRDKDDKSNRFVHTLNGSGTAVGRCLIAVLENYLNEDGSVTIPDVLLPYMGGLTKIERAA
- the tatC gene encoding twin-arginine translocase subunit TatC — protein: MSGETEDKPQPLIEHLMELRTRLIWSIGAFFVAFIACFFFAKHLFNYLVIPYKTAVIWAHLDVEKAQLIYTAPQEFFFTQVKVAMFGGLVVAFPIIAAQVYKFVAPGLYKNERQAFLPFLIASPVLFLMGGALVYFFFTPMVMWFFLSMQQAPGHDEVAISLMPKVSEYLSLIMTLVFSFGLVFQLPVVTTLLARVGLLTSQWLAEKRKFAIVLAFIVAAVLTPPDPMSQIGLAIPTILLYEISIHAARLVERQRARQAVEKDTESADVAKTDSV
- the tatB gene encoding Sec-independent protein translocase protein TatB — translated: MFDIGWTELLVIAVVLIVVVGPKDLPPMLRAFGKMTQRARKVAGDFRAQFDEALREAELDDVRQTLSDAQKLNPVNSLREAMNPLRQMGNEIKADLQKATVAPENKTEVPPAAASTPTPSMSLPETPPLVPAPAQPEPVAAAAIVQAETVAAKPKAPRKPRAKAADKAAFAIAAPVEKPKRTTAVRKPAAPKTPVQMKKKDEA
- a CDS encoding twin-arginine translocase TatA/TatE family subunit, translated to MGSFSMWHWLIVLVIVLLLFGRGKIPELMGDVAKGIKSFKKGMTDEDAPDTSKTVDHKADETK
- the scpB gene encoding SMC-Scp complex subunit ScpB, which produces MIDPKSDEDFEDDFEGRGRDLQAEIEAERIAEALVFASSQPVSESFLADRLAENTDVRAIMLRLKAQYAPRGVNLVQIEGAWAFRTAADLSFVIRRDENEVKKLSRAALEVLAIIAYHQPVTRAEIEDIRGVQTSRGTLDVLMEAGWVRFRGRRRTPGRPVTLGTTRDFLDHFGLEELRDLPGLEELKGAGLLSGRIPANFNIPSPLMNDELTEDEDPITQMDLEELGLLAPRGASED
- a CDS encoding segregation and condensation protein A, which codes for MNTVKGTERPQAATPMDKLWQENGAERASHEPALVIDVAGFEGPLDLLLYLARNQKVDLSRISVLALAEQYLQFVESARRIRIELAADYLVMAAWLAFLKSRLLIPQQVKDDGPSGEELAATLAFRLKRLEAMRQAAEGLVNRNRLGRDIFVRGAPEHIPDRQQSAYAASLYDLLTAYAALRQRNAVTHVTIERRSVWSLTDARELLTQMIGEVGDWTAMEHYLLRYLAGPEERVTAIASAFAASLELVREGKLEIRQDGAFQPIYMRRGPKHATLQVVEQEQPA
- the nagZ gene encoding beta-N-acetylhexosaminidase, translated to MTESKAMILGCSGLALTSEEKALYRGERPWGFILFGRNISEAAQITDLVAELRDSVGWHVPVLIDQEGGRVQRIRPPVLARYPSGQALGDLYRRDPALGLRAAWAMSRLHAFDLSRLGIDVDCLPVLDVPVEGSSNVIGDRAYGGDPETVIAMGRAAAEGLKAGGLLPVMKHMPGHGRGFADSHLELPVVTVSRDELEAHDFPPFVAMKDELMAMTCHVVFTAIDPDNPATTSRKVTDGIIREHIGFTGLLLSDDSSMNALSGTIGQRAANIIAGGCDIVLHCNGDMDEMRDVVANVPSLAGQSLARAKAVEAGFTAADAADEAELRAEFEAMFATV
- a CDS encoding SPOR domain-containing protein, which gives rise to MADKQLAYDTRGKDDLFADDDPLAELARIVGFEPRVAANTITETARHEPALDLEDELGREFDRYDSPRPLAELDRPAEPISDDVTPEDYIEPVLDASPATERPEVAEPVSVASVEADEATVHAASNWDAPAADPAAWPQRLSVEPASETPVQSAIGGARDLIEELELSIGAAPVSSLPQPAKAPQWSAASIRLPLANFHAAKREEAVVPPAPESVVEAAAAPVAEAPSADLPAAEPQPVIEQSVPAVEQLAPILTAEPSEEFESASPSLGFPAELDRHDEVIVPEEVAEVEDFVETEDELEDFGSDAGFDLIAAAVEGEIQADAALTEVVPDVPHTAGTFDLDDLLADVSRYPVPQRPNPATVSPQAESIEAAPVAAAFVQPQVIAPAPVAVAAVRPALVEPAPVYAAETVRPVAPQLAEVAALQSAATAYSRAPQPVPEADDPFAGHDFELDLAGIELELADLDFSEPPEVTPAEPAPQPGPLARAPEQAAAVSPRSAPVFAPEPQIPAFQQAASAPAWPAPAVVAEPQAQVPTPAPAFNGTSVADSTEDLPFDPAMISDPEDRPEAVEDMHVPALPPVEQPAPVAKTQDFDFDLDAEIASFFEPAKPRENPAPASDTAAAAAKVVKPTIADGLDDFERALEEDFRRSVREPVERRETSEVRIESASQAADFSRARSMRRLLAGAVVLVVFAGVGYGVYSSFWNGEGLGIVASGEPRVIAADKEPVKVVPENPGGKTVPNQDKAVYDRVAGSAEEPKQKALVSSDEAPVDVVQRTLTPEALPEDDENANPGDQVTPTAVGETEDPRLLPNQDNADNAPASDADKAPSVSPRKVRTMIVKPDGTLVAREEPAPVDQPAAPVASSAQPMPALTAPSAQSASPVPPVGGTAASFPSSAEVASADTRSGAPAETTPAQPPLTGGADTQAANPAPVQPPVRPVKTTATTDTAPVPIARPADQPVNVVGTVTEKGNVRPPAQQPKPAQQPKTTEVAAAAPVAAQPQPAASAGGYGIQIASLPSQDEATKSYANLSKKFASVLGGRAHEIRKADIAGKGTFYRVRIPAGSKDEAAALCEQYRAAGGSCLISK